Proteins encoded within one genomic window of Bacteroidales bacterium:
- a CDS encoding S9 family peptidase, with protein sequence MVLVLTGGETFSQNDYKKITLDDIYKEHKFRQKSVQGLRSMQDGIHYTVLEDRSAIVKYSYKSGQAIDTLLNLDNYQDLSTIGRYEFSENENKILIATNIQPIYRRSFTARYFIFHRDRKSLEPLSKKGAQKLATFSPDALKVGFVRNNNLFVKDMATGEVEQLTHDGKHNHIINGTTDWVYEEEFAFTQGFHWSPEGDKIAFYKFDESRVKEFHMTMYRDSLYPEDYTFKYPKAGEKNSIVEIYVYDLKDGTVREMDTGGETDQYIPRIKWTRENDQLCMIRMNRLQNKIEIMLADAGTGESEVIYEETDEYYISQIGDDYPTFVDDGKHFIIYSEKSGYNHLYLYDMQGNMIQQITAGDWEVTEFLGYDEESNRVFYASAEESPLKRSVYSIGMDGTGKKEITGKDGWNSVNFSSGFQYYINYYSRANEPLTVTLHKRNGEKIRTLEENEALNTNVEKYGFQEKQFIKVHTPSSEYDLNAYMITPPDFDENKEYPLFMYLYGGPGSQTVTDRWSGNMAWFQMLAQRGYVVAVVDNRGTGGRGEQFKKMTYGQLGKYETIDQIEAARYFGNKSYIDAGRIGIFGWSYGGYMSSNCLFQGNETFSLAIAVAPVTNWRFYDTIYTERYMGLPQDNPDGYDDNSPINHVEGLKGDYLLIHGTGDDNVHVQNSIELAEELVQVDKQFQMQFYPDKNHGIYGGNTTYHLYTRMTNFIEENL encoded by the coding sequence ATGGTTTTGGTCCTCACTGGCGGTGAAACCTTTTCTCAGAATGATTATAAAAAGATCACCCTTGACGATATTTATAAGGAACACAAATTCCGCCAAAAGTCGGTACAGGGATTGCGTTCGATGCAGGATGGCATTCATTACACGGTATTAGAAGACCGGTCGGCTATCGTTAAGTACAGCTATAAATCAGGTCAGGCTATTGATACACTTCTGAATCTGGATAATTATCAGGATTTATCAACTATTGGGCGTTATGAATTTAGTGAGAACGAGAATAAGATTTTGATTGCAACCAATATTCAGCCCATTTACAGGAGGTCTTTTACTGCACGTTATTTTATATTCCATCGCGACAGGAAGAGCCTTGAACCTTTGAGTAAGAAGGGAGCACAGAAGCTTGCCACTTTTTCACCGGATGCTTTAAAAGTAGGGTTTGTAAGGAACAACAATCTTTTTGTCAAGGATATGGCAACGGGAGAAGTAGAACAACTTACCCATGACGGTAAGCACAATCACATTATCAATGGTACTACGGATTGGGTGTATGAAGAGGAATTCGCATTCACTCAGGGTTTCCATTGGTCACCGGAGGGAGATAAGATTGCATTCTACAAATTTGACGAGAGCCGGGTGAAGGAGTTTCACATGACCATGTACCGTGATTCGCTTTATCCGGAAGATTATACATTTAAATATCCCAAAGCGGGAGAGAAAAATTCCATAGTCGAGATTTACGTTTACGATTTAAAGGACGGTACGGTCAGGGAAATGGATACAGGTGGGGAAACCGATCAGTATATTCCCCGTATTAAGTGGACCAGGGAAAATGATCAACTTTGCATGATCAGAATGAACCGGTTGCAGAATAAAATTGAGATCATGTTGGCGGATGCCGGTACGGGTGAATCGGAGGTGATTTACGAGGAGACCGATGAATATTATATCTCTCAGATCGGGGATGACTATCCCACCTTTGTGGATGATGGGAAACACTTCATTATCTACAGTGAAAAAAGCGGTTACAACCATCTTTATCTGTATGACATGCAGGGGAACATGATTCAGCAGATCACCGCAGGAGATTGGGAGGTTACAGAATTTCTCGGTTACGATGAAGAGAGCAACCGGGTTTTTTATGCTTCTGCCGAAGAATCTCCGTTAAAGCGTTCGGTTTATTCCATCGGAATGGATGGAACCGGAAAGAAGGAAATTACAGGGAAAGATGGATGGAACAGCGTCAATTTCAGCTCGGGATTCCAATATTATATCAATTATTATTCCCGGGCTAACGAACCCCTGACGGTAACCCTTCATAAGCGAAACGGGGAAAAGATCAGGACGTTGGAAGAAAACGAAGCGTTGAACACAAATGTGGAAAAATATGGTTTTCAGGAAAAACAATTCATAAAGGTCCATACCCCTTCCAGCGAATACGATTTGAATGCTTATATGATTACACCTCCCGATTTCGATGAAAACAAAGAGTATCCGCTTTTTATGTATTTATACGGTGGTCCGGGCTCACAAACGGTTACCGACCGGTGGAGCGGAAATATGGCCTGGTTCCAGATGCTTGCCCAAAGGGGATATGTTGTCGCTGTTGTAGATAACCGGGGCACCGGAGGCCGCGGTGAGCAATTTAAAAAAATGACCTACGGCCAGTTGGGCAAGTATGAAACAATCGATCAGATAGAGGCAGCCCGGTATTTCGGAAATAAGAGTTATATCGATGCCGGCCGTATCGGTATATTCGGTTGGAGCTATGGAGGATATATGTCGTCTAACTGTCTTTTCCAGGGCAATGAAACCTTTTCCCTGGCCATTGCCGTTGCTCCTGTAACCAATTGGAGGTTTTATGATACCATTTATACCGAACGCTACATGGGACTGCCTCAGGATAACCCCGATGGATATGATGACAATTCACCCATCAATCATGTGGAGGGCTTGAAAGGAGATTATCTGCTGATTCACGGAACAGGTGATGACAATGTGCATGTGCAAAATTCCATTGAGCTGGCAGAAGAGCTGGTGCAGGTCGATAAACAATTTCAAATGCAGTTCTATCCGGATAAAAACCATGGCATCTACGGAGGCAACACCACTTATCATTTGTATACACGGATGACCAACTTTATTGAAGAGAATCTCTGA